ACTACAAAGATATCAGGCTGATTTAGAGAACACAACAACACAACTTCAAGACAAAGAAAAGCAACTAATATCTTCCTCTTCTATCACAAGCAATATTAAGCAAATAAAAAAAGCAATCCAAACACTGGTCAACTTAAGAAACTTACTTATTAATTATCCCTCAACTATTCTATTACACTTAAAACAATCCAATGAGTTTAATAAAACAATCGAAATGGCTTTTGAAAAAGCAAAAAATTTTTACAGAAAAAAACCTTCCGAAAAGCTTGAGTTATCTTCTCCAATACTAGAAAGTTTTGCAAGAGAAGCAATTGAGGCGTTATTAGATTCTCAATCTAGCACTCAGGAAACTCTAAGCCTTGATTCCTTGTTAAGTTCAGAAAAAGATGACTTTATTATAATGATTATCTTATACCTAGAAAGGCTTTCGTTTGTTGAAATAAGTAATGAGGACTTAACGAAAACCTTAATGGAAGTTGGCTTTACAAAAAAAGAAACAGAAGAAAATCTGACAGAAATATTCAAAAAAGACACTATCCATAATTGTAAAACACATGCACTAATGAAACCATTTGCTGAATGGGAAGAATCAACGCAAATGCTTTCTACTATTATCTATAATCAATGTATCACTAAGGATCTCGTAAAAAATGAAATAAACTTAATAATTGAAAAAGCCCAATTGACAAAGCCAGACATAGAGAAATTAATAACTATTCTCAACGACTCCTTTCAGTTAGAGTTACCACTGATTCTTAGACTTAAAATCTATTCAACTATTGCTGCCTTAGTTAATAAGCTTAAAAAAGAATTAAAAGAAGAAATAAAGCAAAAGAATAAATTAGCTGAAGTTAATGCAATGTTCGCATCTAAAAAAATCATTGATCCTGAAATAGAAGAAAAATTAGCGATAGCAAACAAAGCAGAACCTTACACAACGGATATCATAAAAAACTTTTATAAAATATTAATACCTGTTTTAGAACAATATGGGAAAATTGTATTAAAGCAAGCAACAGAAAGATATAACCAAGCATTACCACAATCACTTATAAAAATAAAAGAGCTTATTGACGTTTATAACAATAAATTAGACGAAACAAATAAAACTCAGCAAGACATTAAAGAAGTTGAAAAAGCGTTACAAGAACTAAAAAGCCAATTCTTTTCACTAAATACATTAGTAAAATCTATGCAGACAACCATTAATCAAGAGAAAACCAATTTAGAACGAATAGATAAAGAACTAATGCGAATAAACAGCAGTTTATTTGATTCACAACTAGACCAGGCTGAAAGATTAATTAAAAGATTGTCGCTAAAAATAAACCATCCGTCAGAGATAGAAGAAGAAAGTATTGAAGAACTAGACCTGCACTCACAAAGAGAAAATGGCTATCTAAACATTGGCGGAGTTGATGATTGGGAAAAAATCGAAGAAGGCACAGCATATTTTGCCAGCAATAAGCAAGGCATTAAGATTAATTTTATGTTTGCCAAAAAAATCCTAAAAGATGTTCACGAAAACCTTACAGAAAAATTTCTTAAAGCAATGAAGAATGGACTAGTAGGGCCAAAAGATACTGATGGCATGAAATATATGAAAGAAAAAAAAGGCGAGGGTAAAGAATACGAAATAAAAGTTATGAAAGCCGACCGGAGAATTTACGGACACTTAGAAAAAATTGAAAACCAAGAAGTAGTAGTGTTTGATTCTTACGGAACACATTAATCTTACAGATAAGAAATCGGGTCTATGTCTACATAGACTCTTGAGGCAATTTGCTTGTTAAAGTAAATTTCATACAACTTTTTCTTCAGCACAGCAGAATCATATTCATTAGGATATTTAATCATTATATTCCAGCGAAATCTGTCCCTTAATTTATAGATCATGGCAGGAAACGGGTCAGTAGTCTCAATTTCTTTACTTAATTCTTGCAGTTTATCGAAAATTAAAAGAATATCCTCTTCCGCTTTCTGTTCAGAAGGATTTTCCACATATAGCCGAATTATCCTGTAATAAGGTGGCAAATGGAAGCTTTCTCGTTGTTCTAATTCTTTGCGATAGAAATCAAAATAATTCTGTGAAACTGCGTTCTTGATGGCATAATGTTCAGGATGAAAAGTTTGGATATACACTTGTCCCTGTTTTTGCTCTCTTCCTGCCCTACCAATAACTTGTACAAGAAGATCAAAAGTTCGTTCATTGGAATAAATATCAGGAATAAATAAGCTGGTATCTGCGTCGACTACAGCTACCATTGTGACATTGGGAAAATGGTGACCTTTGGCGATCATTTGAGTGCCCACAAGAATATCTATCTCTTGTTCCCTAACTGCTCTCAGTGTTTCCTCAAGATATCCACTGTCAGAGCTAATATCACTATCCAACCTTCTAATATTCGCATATCCAAAGGTGTTTTTAAGTTCTTTCTCAAGTGTCTGAATGCCTTTCCCTATCTTTTTAATATTAGCTGAGCCACACTTCTGACAAGAAGTTACCATCTCCTCAGTATGACCACAATAATGACATTTCATTTTTTTATTCTGATGAAGAGTCAAACTAATACTACAACTAGGACAGAGAACAATTTCACCACAATCCTCGCAACGAATAAACTTAGAAACACCCCGTTGGTTATACAGAACGAGCACTTGTTCTTTGTTTTGTAAGGTAGCATGGATCGCAGCTTGCAGTTCCTTGGACAACATAGTTACTTTCTTACCAAGACTATCCTTTAGATCGATAACTTTAATTATAGGCATTTTAACTTGGTTATACCTTGAATTTAGATTATGAACCGTGTAACTCTCTTTTGCTTGAAACATTGTATTAACTGAAGGTGTAGCAGAACCTAAGATTAGTTTTGCTTTATGCAATAACGCTCGTTTAAAGGCAATGGCTTTTGCATTATAACGTGGAGTCTGTTCTTGTTTATACGATTGGTCCTGCTCCTCATCTATGATGATACAACCAAGATTTTTGACAGGAGCGAAGACAGCTGACCTGGTACCAACAACAATTGCCGGCGAAGTATGGAAAATCTTGGTCCAAGTTTCTCGTCTTTCCTTAATGGTTAAACCAGAATGAAGCAAGAAAACATTAGATTCTGTGCTTTCCTTAATTTCCTTATACAGCTGATAAGATAATCCGATTTCTGGAATTAACAAAATACAACTCAGCCCTTGGCTTGTATAGTGATTGAGCAAGTGTGCGTATATCTGTGTTTTGCCACTACCAGTAACCCCGTGGATTAAATGATAAAACTTTTTGGAGCTGATTATTTCATTAAATATCTTTTTCTGAGTGACATTCAGCACAGTGCTTTTGTTAATTGTTTTCCCTAAATCGTCTGGTAAATCAAAAAATTTACCCATTTTTTTGGTGCGTCCTAACCCAAGGGGAAGAACAGAAGGAAGAATTTTATACAAAGGAAGGACATAATAAGAAGCCATCCATTCCATAAGCTCCAAAGTTTTTTCATCAAAAAAAGAACCTTCAGCTTTTATGTCACTTATTTCTTTTATTTGATAATCGTAATTAGAGGCAAGTTTGTCTTTAATCTTAACAACATAGCCAACCCTTAAAGAATTCCTCAAAGGGACGTCTACTGCTTGACCAATCCTAAGCTTATTTCTAAGCCCTTCTGGTACTAGATAAGTGAGAGTTTTAATAATCTTTTGTTGAGGGAAAATTACCTCAGCAAACATCTCGTTTATTGTTTTTCTTCTGTAACTACTTCTTCTATAGGCTCAGCATCAACATCATCAACTAAAAGTTCATCAGGATCTATTTCAACTTCTTCTTCTGTTGCCTCAACTTCTTCTACTTCTTCCCACAAAGAAATTGGTTTATCTTCTGGATCAACAGTTTTTACTTCACCTTCTTCGATGTCGAGCAATTCTTCAAGTCCATCGTTAAGTTCTTCTTTTTCTTCAATTTTTTGTTTTTTGATTGTGGAATAAAGAAGTGCTAGAGTATCTTCTTCCTCTTTTATTGTAGGAGCTTCAGTTTTATTAACCTCTATAGTAATAACTCCCTCATTAATTTCTCTTATTGCTTCAAGAATTTCATTTTTATTCCGTTCTTCTTTAGGAAAGTAGTATATTCCCTCATCTAACATCTCTTTCGCTCTCCTAGAAACAGCGTATGACATTAAAAATTTATCGTATTTAGG
The DNA window shown above is from Candidatus Margulisiibacteriota bacterium and carries:
- the priA gene encoding primosomal protein N', with the protein product MFAEVIFPQQKIIKTLTYLVPEGLRNKLRIGQAVDVPLRNSLRVGYVVKIKDKLASNYDYQIKEISDIKAEGSFFDEKTLELMEWMASYYVLPLYKILPSVLPLGLGRTKKMGKFFDLPDDLGKTINKSTVLNVTQKKIFNEIISSKKFYHLIHGVTGSGKTQIYAHLLNHYTSQGLSCILLIPEIGLSYQLYKEIKESTESNVFLLHSGLTIKERRETWTKIFHTSPAIVVGTRSAVFAPVKNLGCIIIDEEQDQSYKQEQTPRYNAKAIAFKRALLHKAKLILGSATPSVNTMFQAKESYTVHNLNSRYNQVKMPIIKVIDLKDSLGKKVTMLSKELQAAIHATLQNKEQVLVLYNQRGVSKFIRCEDCGEIVLCPSCSISLTLHQNKKMKCHYCGHTEEMVTSCQKCGSANIKKIGKGIQTLEKELKNTFGYANIRRLDSDISSDSGYLEETLRAVREQEIDILVGTQMIAKGHHFPNVTMVAVVDADTSLFIPDIYSNERTFDLLVQVIGRAGREQKQGQVYIQTFHPEHYAIKNAVSQNYFDFYRKELEQRESFHLPPYYRIIRLYVENPSEQKAEEDILLIFDKLQELSKEIETTDPFPAMIYKLRDRFRWNIMIKYPNEYDSAVLKKKLYEIYFNKQIASRVYVDIDPISYL
- a CDS encoding DNA-directed RNA polymerase subunit omega; its protein translation is MKPKYDKFLMSYAVSRRAKEMLDEGIYYFPKEERNKNEILEAIREINEGVITIEVNKTEAPTIKEEEDTLALLYSTIKKQKIEEKEELNDGLEELLDIEEGEVKTVDPEDKPISLWEEVEEVEATEEEVEIDPDELLVDDVDAEPIEEVVTEEKQ